A single region of the Acidithiobacillus acidisediminis genome encodes:
- a CDS encoding L,D-transpeptidase family protein — protein MRLGGCLLLLLVGYAGLARAVIYPLPTGSNTLVGVIRYTTANREDTLAEIARNNDIGYDALRLANPHVDAWLPQAGASVLLPSEYILPDARRQGIVINLPAMRLFYYPPNGKEVQTFPIGVGREGWNTPVGSTQIVAKVPNPTWTPPASVRAEHAEAGDPLPAVVAAGPDNPLGQYALRLAWPGYLIHGTNKPFGVGMRVSHGCIRLLPQDIKVLFAQVHPGTRVQVVDQPWLWGHRDGHYYLQVFPALQPNGAAQLTKFHTWLEKTVPAGLQVSWEQAAKIYETADGVPTLVAIASPNPG, from the coding sequence ATGCGACTGGGTGGGTGCTTATTACTTCTGCTGGTTGGCTACGCGGGTCTTGCGCGTGCGGTTATCTATCCCCTGCCGACGGGCAGCAATACTCTCGTCGGCGTCATCCGTTACACTACCGCCAATCGCGAAGATACCCTGGCAGAGATCGCGCGGAACAATGATATCGGTTATGACGCCCTGCGTCTTGCCAATCCTCACGTAGATGCTTGGTTGCCGCAGGCTGGCGCTAGCGTACTCTTGCCCAGCGAGTACATCTTGCCGGACGCACGCCGACAGGGCATCGTCATCAATCTTCCCGCCATGCGCCTCTTTTACTATCCTCCAAACGGCAAAGAGGTACAGACTTTCCCGATTGGCGTTGGCCGCGAGGGTTGGAATACGCCTGTGGGGAGCACGCAGATTGTCGCCAAAGTACCCAATCCCACCTGGACACCGCCGGCGAGCGTGCGCGCAGAGCACGCGGAAGCGGGTGATCCCCTACCCGCTGTGGTAGCGGCGGGCCCCGATAATCCCCTCGGACAGTATGCACTACGATTGGCTTGGCCGGGATATCTGATCCACGGAACCAATAAGCCCTTTGGCGTGGGGATGCGCGTCAGCCACGGCTGCATTCGCCTATTGCCACAAGATATCAAAGTCTTGTTTGCGCAGGTGCATCCAGGCACTCGGGTCCAGGTTGTCGACCAACCCTGGTTGTGGGGACATCGAGATGGGCACTACTATTTGCAAGTGTTCCCGGCGCTCCAGCCCAACGGCGCGGCTCAGCTGACCAAATTTCATACCTGGTTGGAGAAGACGGTCCCGGCGGGCTTACAGGTGTCTTGGGAACAGGCTGCAAAGATCTACGAAACGGCTGATGGCGTGCCTACCCTGGTCGCCATCGCTTCGCCGAATCCGGGATAA
- a CDS encoding histidine kinase has product MPEALAWSGFATGNRTAEQLLDAALSQAQKKAAGRPISAALIAFSPAQLPAPSAALERLALRLSCVQICAGSFPGILSDAGHCLGQPGCAVLLLSPPSGLGRRGVAELLWTIPRLLEDGELHSASADLGSVAVNNSWFWQYRKSVPFLRSTFLGPLQHRQFCSSGISPLTPLFPHYRQEGALLLQLERYSALPLLARHIPFALREFRRLPLDRLLIGEEDAKNGRRYLQIVATDVNRSGLWLERPLHPAAQIFLAWRNPEAARRDTRALLADADEPAFAWISSSVGRGDGFFAPAESDWFLWKEQFPRCPVLGSYGQAEVSHGTGKAHLNRFSTVFDLFYQQS; this is encoded by the coding sequence TTGCCTGAAGCCTTGGCTTGGTCCGGCTTTGCGACAGGAAATCGGACTGCAGAACAACTTCTCGATGCGGCGCTATCACAGGCCCAGAAAAAGGCGGCGGGCAGACCGATCAGTGCTGCGCTGATTGCCTTCAGTCCGGCGCAGCTACCGGCACCATCAGCGGCGCTGGAACGGCTGGCACTGCGTCTGTCTTGCGTGCAGATTTGTGCAGGCTCTTTCCCGGGGATCCTCAGTGACGCCGGTCATTGTCTCGGCCAGCCAGGCTGTGCCGTCCTCCTACTGAGCCCACCGAGCGGACTGGGCAGGCGCGGGGTCGCTGAGCTGCTTTGGACCATACCGCGCCTCCTGGAAGATGGGGAGCTGCACAGCGCTAGCGCGGACCTCGGGAGCGTCGCGGTCAATAATTCCTGGTTCTGGCAGTACCGGAAAAGCGTTCCCTTCCTGCGCAGCACCTTTCTCGGCCCGCTACAACATCGCCAATTCTGTTCGTCCGGAATCAGCCCTTTGACTCCCCTGTTCCCGCACTATCGTCAAGAAGGGGCCCTGCTGTTGCAACTGGAGCGCTACTCTGCGCTTCCTCTCCTCGCACGCCATATCCCTTTCGCTTTGCGTGAATTCCGTCGCCTCCCCCTGGACCGCCTCTTGATTGGTGAGGAGGATGCCAAGAACGGTCGACGCTATCTGCAGATCGTCGCCACCGACGTCAACCGCAGCGGTTTATGGCTCGAACGTCCACTGCACCCAGCAGCACAGATCTTTCTCGCCTGGCGCAATCCCGAGGCGGCCCGACGTGATACCAGAGCGCTACTGGCAGACGCGGATGAACCTGCCTTCGCCTGGATCAGCAGCTCGGTCGGGCGTGGCGATGGCTTTTTCGCGCCAGCCGAAAGCGATTGGTTTTTGTGGAAAGAACAGTTTCCCCGCTGTCCCGTTCTGGGTAGTTATGGCCAGGCGGAAGTCTCTCATGGGACAGGAAAGGCTCACCTAAACCGCTTCAGCACCGTCTTTGATCTGTTCTATCAGCAATCGTGA
- the nth gene encoding endonuclease III: MDQETIERCFSALRAAIPEPRTELHYNSPFQLLVAVVLSAQSTDRTVNLCTASLFSAAPDAQSLWDLGEEKIREHIRHLGLFNTKARNVHALAGILLREYGGEVPHDRAALESLPGVGRKTANVVLNTIFAEPTIAVDTHIFRVANRTGIAPGKTPRAVEDRLVQVVPETYLQDAHHLLILHGRYTCTARRPHCTDCVLRHCCTWPEKTIA; this comes from the coding sequence ATGGACCAGGAGACGATCGAGCGTTGCTTTTCTGCCTTGCGGGCAGCGATTCCCGAGCCACGCACAGAATTGCACTACAATTCCCCTTTTCAACTCCTGGTCGCCGTCGTCCTCTCGGCGCAGAGCACGGATCGAACCGTAAATCTCTGTACCGCAAGTCTCTTTTCGGCGGCACCCGATGCCCAAAGCCTGTGGGACCTGGGCGAAGAAAAAATTCGCGAACATATTCGTCATCTTGGGCTTTTCAACACCAAGGCGCGGAACGTCCATGCCTTGGCGGGAATTCTGTTGCGCGAGTATGGGGGGGAGGTTCCGCACGATCGGGCAGCATTGGAATCATTACCCGGGGTAGGCCGCAAGACGGCAAATGTCGTTCTCAATACAATTTTTGCCGAGCCAACCATTGCCGTCGATACCCACATCTTTCGCGTCGCCAACCGAACCGGCATTGCTCCTGGGAAGACCCCCCGCGCGGTCGAGGATCGCCTCGTGCAGGTCGTACCGGAAACATACCTACAGGATGCGCACCATTTGCTGATTCTGCATGGGCGCTATACCTGTACCGCGCGCCGGCCGCACTGTACCGATTGTGTCTTGCGACATTGCTGCACCTGGCCGGAAAAGACCATTGCCTGA
- a CDS encoding Lpp/OprI family alanine-zipper lipoprotein, translating to MSKLTTTLKVAALILPLGLAGCATNSDLAKVSAKADAAQSTANEALAKANAAQNTANDALSKANAAQSTADQAMSTANAANQKAEEANEKVERMFKKAMMK from the coding sequence ATGAGCAAGCTGACCACCACGTTGAAAGTTGCTGCCCTGATTCTGCCATTAGGTCTGGCTGGTTGTGCCACCAATTCTGATTTGGCCAAGGTTTCTGCCAAGGCAGATGCGGCACAGTCTACCGCCAACGAGGCCCTGGCCAAGGCCAATGCCGCTCAGAATACTGCCAATGATGCCCTGAGCAAGGCGAATGCCGCGCAGAGCACCGCTGACCAGGCGATGAGCACCGCCAATGCCGCCAACCAGAAGGCTGAAGAGGCCAATGAGAAGGTGGAGCGGATGTTCAAGAAGGCGATGATGAAGTAA
- a CDS encoding bifunctional YncE family protein/alkaline phosphatase family protein: MKFRTRTLWLSLFAALPWILPQSAHAYTAAENTRDVTAAVELTAANEGDYTHVLPTGRIVSPVGSINGAPNFVTDIQALGHDVLTLNNGATRTQAVTLYDGQTLKKLGQAVGFKGDVDKKTALPGTTSIGHQSFFQGLATGKDGRVYVAGGFSDDVLALQERGKHFTVIHRYPLEWQSFPKDQYPYEYQSHDNGKPKLFYPDAVVLSPHEHYAYVTGMLANSLARIDLVTGQTTYLNVGPYPFAVCLADGGSRLVVSLWGGNAVAVIDRAAWKLVGTVSVGPDTGPNNRGAGVHPTALAAVPGTPDVLVALANVDRVARVDTQTLKTTGYLNDSPYPDAPPGSYPDDVMVWHDRVFVANAGNDDVAVFDLHSGKPLGLIPTGWYPTALTEHQGTLYIAAAKGLGSGPNVEHQWVGDMMDGLIQQVSLQDLSAHLPAWTETALHNDGFTTAQRTARHEADVKVTHFLRQHIRYVVFILRENKTFDEDLGDYQPAGARADPQLALYHPKELPNLFSWAKHDTLFVNFMADGEVTAQGHQWTTAASDSDFVQRTWPEYYSGRGLVANPGWTQSLVPGGATGTGGIPQGVDNPYAIYDNLSALGKWSNPWISYPGRLFIFNDLLQHHIPFEDFGEFVSRSEAGNISAAMKTHLATSFPGWDRMILDTYRAKKAISWLKAHPGKAFPHFVYIWLPDDHTAGRQPCYYTPDYYVANNDHATAEFVHYLSTTPEWKHMVVFLTEDDAQSGADHINAHRTFAVALGPWVKRGHLETRRYSQVNILKTTEAIFGLPPMSQWDQNASVFAGIWRRHPDDAEVPMLPMQVPLAFNPGTCDNYTLMRREAGATGHYLSPNWVKHWFVEHQTQTGASLPPPAKGESYSPTALLKVPGPEQMRQEWIGSEGDKSYHHVMTYLHKLAKAHHAPLAAYQAGEVE; encoded by the coding sequence ATGAAATTTAGAACACGTACTCTTTGGCTATCCCTGTTTGCCGCACTGCCGTGGATCTTGCCACAGAGTGCCCATGCCTACACGGCTGCAGAAAACACCCGCGATGTGACCGCCGCGGTAGAGCTGACCGCTGCCAACGAAGGCGACTATACTCACGTCCTACCCACGGGCCGGATTGTGTCGCCAGTGGGAAGCATCAATGGCGCGCCCAACTTTGTCACCGACATTCAGGCCCTAGGGCATGATGTACTTACCTTGAACAATGGCGCCACCCGGACCCAAGCGGTCACCCTGTATGATGGGCAGACCCTGAAAAAGCTCGGACAGGCGGTGGGCTTCAAAGGCGATGTCGATAAGAAAACGGCTTTACCCGGTACCACCAGCATTGGTCATCAAAGCTTTTTCCAGGGCTTGGCCACGGGGAAGGATGGGCGAGTGTACGTAGCCGGAGGCTTCAGCGACGATGTATTGGCCTTGCAAGAGCGGGGGAAACACTTCACCGTCATCCATCGCTATCCACTCGAGTGGCAGTCTTTCCCCAAAGACCAATACCCCTATGAGTATCAGAGTCATGACAACGGAAAGCCAAAGCTCTTCTACCCGGACGCGGTGGTGCTGAGTCCGCACGAGCACTATGCGTATGTGACCGGCATGCTGGCCAACAGCCTGGCCAGGATTGATCTGGTCACGGGACAGACCACCTATTTGAACGTCGGTCCCTACCCATTTGCCGTATGCCTGGCAGACGGTGGAAGCAGGTTGGTGGTCAGTCTCTGGGGAGGCAATGCGGTCGCGGTCATTGATCGAGCGGCCTGGAAGCTGGTCGGTACGGTGTCGGTGGGGCCGGATACGGGCCCGAATAACCGTGGGGCGGGTGTGCATCCCACGGCATTGGCGGCGGTTCCAGGTACGCCAGACGTACTCGTCGCGCTTGCCAACGTGGACCGTGTGGCACGCGTAGATACTCAGACGCTGAAAACCACCGGCTATCTGAACGACAGCCCCTACCCCGATGCCCCTCCCGGAAGTTATCCCGACGACGTGATGGTTTGGCATGACCGAGTCTTCGTGGCAAACGCCGGCAATGATGATGTTGCGGTCTTCGATTTGCATAGTGGCAAGCCACTCGGCTTGATCCCCACGGGTTGGTATCCCACGGCGCTCACTGAACATCAGGGGACACTATATATTGCGGCCGCCAAAGGCCTGGGGTCTGGGCCCAATGTGGAACACCAGTGGGTGGGCGATATGATGGATGGGCTCATCCAACAGGTATCGCTGCAGGATCTTTCTGCACACCTACCCGCATGGACAGAAACCGCGCTGCATAATGATGGATTTACCACGGCACAACGCACTGCGCGTCATGAAGCCGACGTCAAAGTCACCCATTTCTTGCGTCAGCACATTCGCTATGTGGTCTTCATCTTGCGCGAGAATAAGACCTTTGACGAGGACCTGGGAGACTACCAACCCGCCGGCGCGCGCGCCGATCCGCAGTTAGCGCTCTATCATCCCAAGGAACTGCCCAATCTCTTCTCCTGGGCAAAACATGACACCTTGTTCGTGAACTTCATGGCGGATGGTGAAGTAACAGCACAAGGTCATCAGTGGACCACGGCGGCCTCAGATTCCGACTTCGTCCAGCGGACCTGGCCAGAGTACTATTCCGGCCGAGGTCTGGTGGCCAATCCTGGCTGGACACAATCCCTGGTACCTGGGGGCGCTACAGGGACTGGGGGCATACCTCAAGGGGTGGATAATCCCTATGCCATCTACGACAATCTGTCGGCCCTGGGTAAGTGGTCGAACCCGTGGATCAGCTATCCAGGGAGACTATTCATTTTCAATGACCTGCTGCAGCACCATATCCCCTTTGAAGACTTTGGGGAATTTGTGTCACGCTCTGAGGCGGGCAATATCTCCGCTGCCATGAAGACCCACTTGGCTACCAGCTTCCCCGGCTGGGACCGCATGATTCTCGATACCTATCGCGCGAAAAAGGCAATCTCCTGGCTCAAGGCCCATCCGGGCAAGGCCTTCCCACATTTTGTCTACATCTGGCTACCCGATGACCATACAGCGGGTCGGCAGCCCTGCTACTACACGCCGGATTATTATGTCGCCAACAACGATCATGCTACGGCAGAGTTCGTGCACTATCTCTCCACCACTCCAGAGTGGAAACATATGGTGGTGTTCCTCACCGAAGATGACGCGCAATCGGGTGCGGATCACATCAACGCCCATCGCACCTTTGCCGTGGCACTGGGGCCCTGGGTCAAGCGCGGCCATCTGGAAACCCGCCGCTACTCCCAGGTCAATATTCTGAAAACGACAGAAGCAATCTTTGGGCTCCCGCCCATGTCTCAGTGGGATCAGAATGCCTCGGTGTTTGCAGGCATTTGGCGCCGGCATCCCGATGATGCAGAGGTCCCCATGCTGCCCATGCAAGTTCCCCTGGCTTTCAATCCAGGGACCTGTGACAACTACACCCTCATGCGTCGAGAGGCCGGTGCCACTGGTCACTATCTTTCCCCCAACTGGGTAAAGCACTGGTTTGTGGAGCATCAAACCCAAACGGGAGCGAGTCTTCCCCCTCCAGCGAAGGGCGAGAGCTATTCCCCAACCGCCTTACTCAAGGTGCCTGGGCCTGAGCAGATGCGTCAGGAATGGATTGGCAGTGAGGGGGACAAGAGCTACCATCACGTGATGACGTATCTGCACAAGCTCGCCAAGGCGCATCATGCACCATTGGCGGCTTATCAGGCGGGAGAAGTGGAGTAA